AAAGAAGAAGATCAAGAAAAAGCTAATTACTTTGGGTTAATATTAATAACTTGAATCTTTAGCGCTTATTAATTCATTTGACATAAAGCAAGCTCAATAATTTTGTGCGGACTACAAAAGCTGTTTTTTTATCTTGAAACAAGTCTATAGAAGGAGGTATTTTAAATTTATGATTAAAAGAATAGATTTCAATGAGATTATGGAAAAATGTAAAGAATTAGGTCAAAAGAAAGTTAAAGAAATTATGAGTAAAGAGATAGTTACCGTTAAAGAGCATGGTCAATTTCTTGAATTCGCAACAGATATTGAGATGTATAATTATCTTTCTTTTCCAGTAGTAAATGAAGATGATGAAATTGTTGGTATTATTTCCCAGACAGATTTGTTGAAGCTTATTCTTTTTCATGGACCCACGAGGAATAAGCTATTAGTCGAAAAATATTTTTTAGGTGTGCCCAGTATCAAGTTAATAATGAATTTTCATCCTATTACTCTTTCTCCTGAAGATATAGTAGATGAAGCTGCTTACTTGATGTTTGAACATAAAATTCAAAGTATTCCTATCATTGAAAAGAAAAAAGTAGTGGGAGTAATAGGAAAGA
This genomic stretch from bacterium harbors:
- a CDS encoding CBS domain-containing protein, with product MIKRIDFNEIMEKCKELGQKKVKEIMSKEIVTVKEHGQFLEFATDIEMYNYLSFPVVNEDDEIVGIISQTDLLKLILFHGPTRNKLLVEKYFLGVPSIKLIMNFHPITLSPEDIVDEAAYLMFEHKIQSIPIIEKKKVVGVIGKIDIVSQILRTMGL